A window of Candidatus Schekmanbacteria bacterium contains these coding sequences:
- the rpiB gene encoding ribose 5-phosphate isomerase B yields MILIGSDHGGFELKETIKKYLEKKCIPYQDLGTESNNSVDYPAYAIEVARRISEKKADSGILICGTGIGMSIVANKFPGVRATLCCNTYTAKMSREHNNSNILILGGRTIEQEHAVEITEVWLTTEFEGGRHQKRLDRITTLENELFGKNNNNTRSTGVKRLSEVDPELAEAIRKETERLEYKLELIASENIVSEAVLEAQGCIMTNKYAEGLPGKRYYGGCQFVDVAEDLARERAKKLFGAKFVNVQPHSGSQANMGVYFSVCKPGDNVLGMNLSHGGHLTHGSPVNFSGMLYNIKFYGVRQDTETIDYDEVRKLAKEHKPRLIVVGASAYPRQIDFKAFREIADETGAMVMADIAHYAGLVVAGLFPNPVPYCEFVTTTTHKTLRGPRGGMIMTNNEELAKLMDKNIFPGIQGGPLMHVIAAKAVAFKEALSDEFKNYQKQIIKNAQTLASELVKRGFHLVSGGTDTHLMLVNLNNKNLTGKDAEAALEKAGITVNKNTVPFETRSPFVTSGIRIGTPAVTTKGLKEPEMKIIAGWINDVLEHKDDQATAERVKAEVKELCKKFPFYAHRLQ; encoded by the coding sequence ATGATTTTAATAGGTTCTGATCACGGTGGATTTGAGCTCAAAGAAACAATAAAAAAATACCTTGAAAAAAAATGTATCCCCTATCAAGACTTGGGAACGGAATCAAATAACTCAGTCGATTATCCGGCGTATGCCATAGAAGTTGCACGCCGCATATCTGAGAAGAAAGCTGATTCAGGGATATTGATATGCGGTACAGGCATCGGGATGTCCATAGTGGCCAACAAATTTCCGGGAGTACGGGCGACACTTTGTTGCAATACATATACAGCGAAGATGAGCAGGGAACACAACAACTCAAATATTCTTATCCTTGGCGGGAGAACAATTGAACAGGAACATGCAGTTGAAATAACCGAAGTCTGGCTTACAACAGAATTTGAAGGAGGGCGGCACCAGAAGAGGCTTGACCGCATAACAACACTTGAAAACGAACTTTTTGGAAAAAATAATAACAACACAAGGAGTACTGGAGTGAAAAGACTAAGCGAAGTTGATCCGGAACTTGCAGAAGCAATAAGAAAAGAAACAGAACGGCTTGAATACAAGCTTGAACTCATTGCATCTGAAAACATTGTAAGTGAAGCTGTTCTCGAAGCACAGGGATGCATTATGACCAACAAATACGCCGAAGGTTTACCGGGAAAAAGATATTACGGCGGCTGCCAGTTTGTAGATGTTGCCGAAGATCTTGCCAGGGAACGTGCAAAAAAGTTGTTCGGAGCGAAATTCGTAAACGTCCAGCCCCATTCCGGTTCGCAGGCAAACATGGGAGTTTATTTTTCTGTATGCAAACCGGGCGACAACGTGCTTGGCATGAACCTTTCACATGGCGGGCACTTAACTCATGGAAGTCCTGTGAATTTTTCAGGCATGCTTTATAACATAAAATTTTACGGCGTAAGACAGGACACGGAAACAATTGATTACGACGAGGTGAGAAAACTTGCGAAAGAGCACAAACCGCGCCTCATTGTTGTAGGGGCAAGTGCATACCCCAGACAGATAGATTTCAAAGCGTTCAGGGAAATAGCAGATGAAACTGGAGCCATGGTGATGGCTGATATTGCTCACTATGCAGGGCTTGTGGTAGCAGGTCTTTTCCCTAACCCGGTCCCTTATTGCGAGTTCGTCACCACAACAACCCATAAGACACTTCGCGGACCACGCGGAGGAATGATAATGACAAATAACGAAGAACTTGCAAAGCTCATGGATAAAAACATATTCCCCGGAATTCAGGGTGGACCGTTGATGCACGTAATCGCTGCAAAGGCAGTTGCTTTCAAGGAGGCCTTAAGCGATGAATTTAAGAATTACCAGAAGCAGATTATCAAAAATGCCCAGACACTGGCGTCGGAGCTTGTAAAAAGAGGGTTTCACCTTGTATCAGGGGGAACAGACACACACCTGATGCTTGTAAATTTAAACAATAAGAATCTCACAGGCAAGGATGCAGAGGCTGCACTTGAAAAAGCAGGAATAACAGTAAACAAAAACACTGTTCCCTTTGAAACAAGAAGCCCCTTTGTAACAAGCGGAATAAGAATAGGTACTCCGGCAGTTACTACAAAGGGATTAAAAGAACCTGAAATGAAGATAATAGCCGGCTGGATAAACGATGTCCTTGAGCACAAGGATGACCAGGCAACCGCGGAACGAGTAAAAGCAGAAGTGAAAGAGCTCTGCAAGAAGTTTCCATTTTATGCTCACAGGCTCCAATAA
- a CDS encoding glycosyltransferase family 4 protein, which yields MSKIAVVDLLFHWPPDGGSRIDLKEVFSRVAQKHEVKFFVPEFMRYYPRGEILTPFNDSIELELIRFNAITYNFYHVPTRIKKVVDKFKPDYVFVADGELIKPYVIDALREYKPILRYYSYDSFCIKDYGTFFHNGKVCNRCYLDTPLYCINCSLAWILKYRARMASHTFLTSLAFTPLLYRTIKRGLASASAIIVYNNYIAEIVKRFNPECLVVPSGVDIERFSPVSGKERKGKFKVLMAGRVDDPGKGFDILYRACKKLIAMGRDIELVITGEKKVRDEFVRSAGWLTPDEMPGLYNECDISVVPSIWMEPFGMVAVESLACGIPLIATRTGGLQNIIEECKNGFLVAPGDVDELASAIDRFISDRGLLEKMSVAARKSSEDRYDWDKIVSQVYMPLFE from the coding sequence ATGTCAAAGATAGCAGTTGTCGACCTTCTTTTTCACTGGCCACCTGATGGTGGATCGAGAATTGATCTTAAAGAAGTATTCTCAAGAGTGGCGCAAAAGCATGAAGTGAAGTTTTTTGTTCCTGAGTTTATGCGCTATTACCCTCGGGGTGAAATTCTTACTCCCTTTAATGATTCGATAGAACTTGAGCTGATTCGTTTCAATGCAATTACTTATAACTTCTACCATGTCCCTACAAGGATAAAAAAAGTAGTAGATAAATTTAAACCTGATTATGTTTTTGTGGCTGACGGCGAGCTCATAAAACCTTATGTGATTGATGCTCTCAGGGAATATAAACCTATATTACGATATTATTCATATGATAGCTTCTGTATAAAGGATTACGGGACTTTCTTTCATAATGGTAAAGTTTGTAACCGCTGTTATCTTGATACGCCTCTTTATTGCATTAACTGCTCGTTAGCATGGATACTTAAATACAGGGCCCGGATGGCATCACATACATTCCTGACATCTCTTGCTTTTACTCCTCTTCTGTATAGGACTATCAAGCGTGGCCTGGCTTCGGCTTCAGCGATAATAGTGTATAATAACTATATTGCTGAGATAGTAAAACGTTTTAATCCTGAATGCCTTGTCGTCCCTTCCGGTGTAGATATAGAAAGATTCTCTCCTGTTTCAGGAAAGGAGAGAAAAGGAAAATTTAAAGTTCTCATGGCGGGGAGAGTCGATGACCCGGGGAAAGGATTTGATATACTTTACAGAGCTTGCAAGAAGCTCATCGCTATGGGACGGGACATAGAGCTTGTTATTACTGGTGAAAAGAAAGTGAGGGATGAATTTGTACGATCTGCAGGATGGCTTACACCTGATGAAATGCCCGGGCTATATAACGAGTGTGACATAAGTGTTGTTCCTTCTATCTGGATGGAACCTTTTGGAATGGTGGCCGTTGAGTCGCTTGCGTGTGGAATTCCGCTTATTGCAACAAGGACCGGCGGGCTTCAGAATATTATTGAAGAATGCAAGAATGGTTTTCTTGTTGCCCCGGGTGATGTTGACGAGCTGGCTTCTGCTATTGACAGATTTATTTCTGACAGAGGATTGCTTGAAAAAATGAGTGTTGCAGCGCGTAAAAGCTCGGAAGACAGATATGATTGGGACAAGATTGTCAGTCAGGTTTACATGCCGCTCTTCGAATGA
- the nrdR gene encoding transcriptional repressor NrdR, whose amino-acid sequence MRCPACGHIEDKVVDSREDKDGRRIRRRRECLKCRTRFTTYEHIEEISVMVIKKDGRREPFDRQKILSGITKACEKRPISVDAMERLAEEVEHAVQELGEKEVSSTKIGEIVVNRLHELDDVAYVRFASVYRQFRDINEFMKELSGLLNQRKKKSKKK is encoded by the coding sequence ATGAGATGCCCTGCATGCGGACATATTGAAGACAAGGTCGTTGATTCAAGGGAAGACAAGGATGGAAGGCGGATCAGGAGAAGAAGGGAATGTCTGAAGTGCAGAACCAGGTTTACCACCTACGAACACATAGAAGAAATTTCAGTAATGGTCATAAAAAAGGATGGCAGACGGGAACCTTTTGACAGACAAAAAATCCTCTCAGGCATAACAAAGGCATGCGAGAAAAGGCCTATCAGCGTTGACGCCATGGAAAGACTTGCCGAGGAGGTAGAGCATGCTGTGCAGGAACTGGGAGAAAAAGAGGTTTCGAGCACAAAGATAGGCGAAATAGTTGTTAATAGACTGCATGAACTTGATGACGTAGCCTATGTCAGATTTGCATCTGTTTACAGGCAGTTCAGGGATATTAATGAGTTCATGAAAGAGTTGTCAGGACTGCTTAACCAGAGAAAAAAGAAATCAAAGAAAAAATAA
- a CDS encoding glycosyltransferase family 2 protein encodes MKISLYIPCFNASLYIKRCLEGVFNQSINIDEVLIIDDGSTDNTVQIASKFDVKIISHESNKGLAAARNTAIKNSAGDYIASLDSDCVPEKNWIEKLIHEFRDNKIAGIGGMLVEGYQDKPADLWRAVNMPQHWGNELTYNPEFLFGSNNIFRKESLLKVGMYDEALGNNGEDHHISQKLKSMNYALIYTPAARAVHLRQDTVSSILRTHWNWYRMFHEPVNIENLKFRTRYNLRTSRDRIKEDIRNRQYKLLSIDLILPADQFIRDIRYFVRKR; translated from the coding sequence ATGAAAATATCACTTTATATTCCATGCTTTAACGCATCTCTTTATATTAAGCGGTGCCTCGAAGGGGTTTTTAACCAGAGCATCAATATAGACGAAGTGCTAATAATTGATGATGGAAGTACTGATAACACAGTGCAGATTGCGTCTAAGTTCGATGTCAAAATAATATCTCATGAAAGCAACAAAGGTCTTGCCGCAGCAAGAAACACTGCCATAAAAAACTCGGCAGGAGATTATATAGCATCCCTTGATTCAGACTGTGTTCCAGAAAAAAACTGGATCGAAAAACTCATCCACGAATTCAGGGACAATAAGATTGCAGGAATAGGAGGGATGCTTGTCGAAGGATATCAGGATAAACCCGCTGACCTTTGGAGGGCGGTAAACATGCCCCAGCACTGGGGTAACGAACTGACTTATAATCCGGAATTTCTTTTTGGCAGCAATAATATTTTTCGTAAGGAAAGTCTTTTAAAGGTTGGTATGTACGATGAAGCTCTGGGGAATAACGGAGAAGACCACCATATATCTCAAAAACTCAAATCAATGAATTATGCCTTGATATATACTCCGGCTGCAAGAGCAGTCCATTTAAGGCAGGATACTGTTTCATCTATATTACGTACTCACTGGAATTGGTACAGGATGTTCCACGAACCCGTGAATATCGAAAATCTGAAATTCAGGACTCGATACAATCTCAGGACTTCGCGTGACAGGATAAAAGAGGATATAAGGAATAGACAGTACAAACTGCTCTCCATTGATTTAATTCTTCCAGCCGATCAATTTATTAGAGACATCAGGTACTTTGTACGGAAAAGATAG
- the mrdA gene encoding penicillin-binding protein 2: MPVRRFQENDIKNFVSRITFFRIIIISLFSIVMFKFFLLQMIDFRKFYTMSIDNKIGMISKSALRGTIYDRNGVILARNNPSFDVAVVPEEIKSQKDVIIKRIGSILSVPDNQLFQNLSTAQSYRKYDPVILKRGLARDEVARLEENRDVLRSVEVNIEERRLYPLGNIASQVLGYIGFPSRDDLQARENLSMNTSIGKHGVEKIYDDILRGEDGWEAVLKDTYGRIKEAKGRQKVELRTLSKEPQSGTDIVLNLDANLQAYAESLLEGKKGAIVAIEPQTGEVLAMVSQPSFNPNIFVNGISSKEWQELIGTNGNPMMNKAIGGSYPPGSVFKVITTIAGLETGIITPDTSVHCSGEITIGNRIFHCWKKGGHGTLNLDGAIRNSCNVFFYTMGKRLGADTILKYASMLGFGKSTGLDYPFEIPGSLPDKKLKEKSSVTPSSASNSLTVAIGQGNIMVTPIQVARMMGAVATFGKLPKPKLLRSIGHEPLKEEKISSDDNLNLNSGTFAIIRKALWGVVNGGGTGGGARAAGIVVAGKTGTAQVVTRSVIKAYQEKGLPVPEQLMDHSWFAGFAPYDDPKIAFAIFVEHGGSGGKAAAPIAKKLIEFYFKDSNDGDEELTSPT, from the coding sequence TTGCCGGTTAGAAGGTTCCAGGAAAATGATATAAAAAATTTTGTTTCCCGTATAACATTTTTCCGCATAATCATCATTTCATTGTTTTCTATCGTAATGTTTAAATTCTTCCTTTTGCAAATGATCGATTTTCGTAAGTTCTATACAATGTCTATTGACAACAAAATAGGGATGATTTCGAAGTCTGCATTAAGGGGAACGATTTATGACAGGAATGGAGTGATCCTAGCAAGGAACAATCCAAGCTTCGATGTAGCAGTGGTCCCAGAAGAAATAAAGTCGCAGAAGGATGTTATAATCAAACGCATTGGTTCTATCCTCTCTGTTCCGGACAACCAGCTTTTTCAGAATCTCTCAACAGCACAATCTTACAGGAAATATGATCCTGTGATATTAAAGAGAGGTCTGGCAAGGGATGAAGTTGCAAGGCTTGAAGAAAACAGGGATGTTTTAAGATCTGTAGAAGTAAATATAGAAGAAAGAAGGCTTTACCCACTTGGGAACATAGCTTCCCAGGTACTGGGGTATATAGGTTTCCCCAGTCGAGATGACCTTCAGGCAAGAGAGAATCTCAGCATGAATACATCTATAGGAAAACACGGAGTGGAAAAAATATATGATGATATACTTCGCGGTGAAGATGGATGGGAAGCGGTTTTAAAAGATACTTATGGACGAATAAAGGAAGCTAAGGGAAGGCAGAAGGTAGAACTAAGAACTCTTAGCAAAGAACCACAATCAGGGACAGATATAGTTTTAAACCTTGATGCAAATTTGCAGGCTTACGCTGAATCTCTTCTTGAAGGGAAAAAAGGCGCAATAGTAGCTATCGAACCGCAAACCGGTGAAGTTCTGGCAATGGTAAGCCAGCCCTCTTTTAATCCAAATATCTTTGTCAACGGAATAAGCAGCAAAGAATGGCAGGAGCTTATTGGTACTAATGGCAATCCTATGATGAACAAAGCTATTGGCGGATCATATCCGCCGGGTTCGGTGTTTAAGGTCATCACAACTATTGCGGGTTTAGAGACAGGAATTATAACTCCGGATACATCAGTACATTGCAGCGGTGAAATTACAATAGGCAACAGAATTTTTCATTGCTGGAAAAAGGGAGGACATGGGACACTTAACCTTGATGGAGCTATAAGGAATTCATGTAATGTATTTTTCTATACCATGGGGAAAAGATTGGGTGCAGATACTATACTTAAATACGCATCTATGCTTGGTTTCGGGAAATCTACAGGATTAGACTATCCATTTGAAATTCCCGGATCTCTTCCTGATAAGAAGCTTAAAGAAAAATCCTCTGTTACTCCTTCGTCAGCTAGCAACTCTTTGACTGTTGCTATTGGACAGGGTAATATTATGGTTACTCCAATACAGGTTGCCCGGATGATGGGTGCTGTTGCAACCTTTGGTAAACTTCCAAAGCCCAAGCTTTTAAGGAGCATAGGACATGAACCATTGAAAGAAGAAAAAATATCTTCAGATGACAATCTTAATTTGAACAGTGGGACTTTCGCAATTATTAGAAAAGCTCTGTGGGGTGTTGTAAACGGAGGTGGCACGGGAGGAGGAGCAAGAGCAGCGGGGATAGTAGTTGCGGGAAAAACAGGGACAGCTCAGGTAGTGACACGTTCAGTTATAAAGGCATATCAGGAAAAAGGATTACCAGTTCCGGAGCAATTGATGGATCATTCATGGTTTGCAGGTTTCGCACCATATGATGACCCTAAAATAGCTTTTGCGATTTTTGTGGAGCATGGTGGATCCGGTGGGAAAGCAGCAGCACCGATAGCAAAAAAACTTATAGAATTCTATTTTAAAGATAGCAACGATGGCGACGAAGAGCTAACATCACCAACTTAG
- a CDS encoding nucleotidyltransferase family protein, protein MEKRFISDYFDKLPDDQRLLLTLSSLSYLKNPAKENSGIDLAQNSIWDRAMGIFFNTGLSNIIFYNLKQTGHLNSIPIRVKEKLEQLYHSNAARNLLIMNILKHISEITLKHGKEIMLMQGTALISSVYEHPSLRYLSDIDIMVKSSEVLEFEKILLENGFKCSNFPGNTKWCIDNLNHLPHYYYQDFASPLEVHFKFAEIFTGVSPQTNWFWEGKTLLPETQNIFIPSPENLMLSISLHISKKSHITDLTMLPRHCCDMDAIFSKCGNTLLSDSFIKKTVDLNLAEPLYYSCRIGAFVLSSEKFEELAEKLKPLVSPSLLRFTETMVDNILAGINTKITLAGWETFFMQPTLVKKVIFFLRHICPPVSTMKEIYGPPASGGMLLLYYLYRPFHLLRIFSFKRVKTSSILADIKKRH, encoded by the coding sequence ATGGAAAAGCGCTTCATAAGCGACTATTTTGACAAACTGCCCGATGACCAGAGGCTTCTCTTAACACTCTCGTCATTGTCTTATCTTAAAAACCCCGCTAAAGAAAATTCAGGAATTGATCTTGCCCAGAATTCTATCTGGGACAGGGCAATGGGGATATTCTTTAATACCGGCCTTTCTAATATTATTTTTTATAATCTTAAGCAGACAGGCCATTTAAATTCAATTCCAATCAGGGTAAAGGAAAAGCTCGAACAACTCTACCACTCCAACGCTGCAAGAAACCTTCTTATCATGAATATTCTCAAACATATTTCTGAAATAACCCTAAAACACGGAAAAGAAATTATGCTCATGCAGGGAACGGCATTGATTTCGTCAGTATACGAACATCCTTCTCTCAGATATTTAAGTGATATTGATATAATGGTAAAATCCTCAGAGGTGCTGGAATTTGAAAAAATACTTTTAGAAAACGGTTTTAAGTGTTCAAATTTTCCCGGCAATACCAAGTGGTGTATTGATAATCTTAATCACCTTCCGCATTATTACTATCAAGATTTTGCTTCTCCATTAGAGGTACATTTTAAATTTGCTGAGATTTTCACAGGAGTTTCTCCGCAAACAAACTGGTTCTGGGAAGGCAAAACACTTTTGCCGGAAACACAAAACATTTTCATACCGTCACCTGAGAATCTAATGCTTTCAATATCTCTCCATATATCCAAGAAATCACACATTACAGACCTTACTATGCTTCCACGTCACTGTTGCGATATGGATGCGATTTTTTCAAAATGCGGCAACACCTTATTATCAGATTCATTTATTAAAAAAACTGTAGATCTTAATCTTGCTGAGCCTCTCTATTATTCATGCAGAATAGGAGCTTTCGTTCTGTCATCAGAAAAATTTGAAGAACTTGCTGAAAAACTTAAACCTCTGGTATCACCATCACTGCTGCGATTCACTGAAACTATGGTGGACAATATTTTAGCCGGTATAAACACCAAGATAACACTCGCAGGATGGGAAACTTTCTTTATGCAGCCTACTCTGGTGAAAAAAGTTATTTTCTTTCTAAGACATATTTGCCCGCCAGTTTCGACAATGAAGGAAATCTATGGACCACCCGCATCTGGGGGAATGCTTCTACTTTATTATCTTTACAGGCCATTTCACCTTCTGAGGATTTTTTCCTTTAAAAGGGTTAAAACATCATCTATTCTGGCAGACATAAAAAAGAGACATTAG
- a CDS encoding SDR family oxidoreductase — protein MQRTLVTGGAGFLGSHLSDRLLAEGHEVVCMDNLITGDMDNIAHLFGNKHFHFINYDVTEFVYVPGKVDNILHFASPASPIDYLEYPIQTLKVGSLGTHKVLGLAKEKKARFLLASTSEVYGDPLIHPQPETYWGNVNPIGPRGVYDEAKRFAEAMVMAYHRYHGVETRIVRIFNTYGPRMRINDGRVLPTHMCQALRGEDITVFGDGGQTRSFCYVSDLVEGILRLLNSNIVEPVNIGNQEEITILDFAKEIVELTGSRSKIIFKELPQDDPKVRRPDITKAKQLLGWQPAVNRKEGLARTLDYFKQKLNLA, from the coding sequence ATGCAACGTACGCTTGTTACCGGAGGTGCTGGATTCCTTGGATCACATCTTTCTGATAGGCTTTTAGCTGAAGGACATGAGGTTGTCTGCATGGATAATCTCATAACTGGTGATATGGACAATATCGCTCATCTGTTTGGGAATAAGCATTTTCATTTTATCAATTATGATGTGACGGAGTTTGTTTACGTTCCCGGAAAGGTTGACAATATACTACATTTTGCATCACCTGCAAGTCCTATAGATTACCTTGAATATCCTATACAAACTTTAAAGGTAGGGTCTCTTGGTACACACAAAGTACTTGGGCTGGCAAAGGAAAAGAAAGCAAGGTTTCTTCTTGCATCCACCTCGGAGGTTTACGGAGATCCTCTTATACATCCGCAGCCGGAGACATATTGGGGTAATGTCAACCCAATAGGCCCAAGAGGCGTTTATGATGAGGCAAAAAGATTTGCAGAGGCTATGGTAATGGCATATCACCGTTATCACGGAGTCGAAACAAGAATAGTAAGGATATTTAATACTTATGGCCCGAGAATGAGAATAAATGACGGAAGGGTTCTTCCAACTCATATGTGTCAGGCTCTCAGAGGGGAAGATATCACGGTTTTTGGTGATGGCGGACAAACAAGAAGTTTTTGCTATGTGTCAGACCTGGTTGAAGGAATTCTGAGACTTCTCAATTCAAATATAGTTGAACCGGTCAACATAGGAAACCAGGAAGAGATTACTATCCTTGATTTTGCTAAAGAGATTGTAGAACTGACAGGAAGCAGAAGTAAAATCATATTTAAGGAACTACCTCAGGATGATCCAAAAGTTCGCAGACCTGATATAACTAAAGCAAAACAGCTGCTTGGCTGGCAGCCAGCTGTCAACCGGAAAGAGGGACTCGCCAGAACCCTTGACTATTTCAAGCAAAAACTTAATCTTGCCTGA
- a CDS encoding cytidine/deoxycytidylate deaminase family protein, translating to MKRPSWNEYFMQIAMIVKSRSTCLRRQVGCVIVKDKKILATGYNGAPSGLSHCLEIGCMREKLGIPSGERHELCRALHAEQNAIIQSAVSGATISGGTIFCTHYPCSLCAKMLINSKIKEIYFIEGYPDELAKELLAEAGICSYKVDLP from the coding sequence ATGAAAAGACCCTCATGGAACGAATATTTCATGCAGATTGCCATGATTGTAAAGTCAAGGTCGACTTGCCTTCGCCGTCAGGTGGGCTGTGTTATAGTAAAAGATAAAAAAATTCTCGCTACCGGATATAATGGCGCGCCTTCAGGTCTTTCACACTGCCTTGAGATAGGTTGCATGAGAGAAAAGCTCGGAATACCTTCAGGAGAGCGCCACGAGCTTTGCCGTGCACTCCATGCTGAGCAGAATGCTATTATCCAGTCAGCAGTTTCGGGAGCTACCATATCAGGAGGAACCATATTTTGCACTCATTATCCCTGTTCGCTGTGTGCAAAGATGCTTATAAATTCAAAGATAAAAGAGATATACTTCATCGAGGGATACCCTGATGAGCTAGCAAAAGAACTTCTCGCAGAAGCCGGCATATGCTCTTATAAGGTTGACCTGCCATGA
- a CDS encoding aminotransferase class V-fold PLP-dependent enzyme, protein MDITIKDSDIKMLHNDFPVFRKYIYMNTGWCAPRSKKVQGAIDAFSATEIEEGVANLDVWKLHEAARNSLRKRLAAFFSADEDEIAITQNTSSGINIVVTCLDFKQEDEIIISSEEHPAGIVPWIQLKRLKGVNIKILNVEPPEVLLNSLRKKITRKTKLIMLSHISCMSGYRFPIKQISEISRECGIPLLVDGAQSAGHINVDFNEIGCDFYAIPGQKWMLGPESTGALFVRRDLLAKTESINAGYRSIKSLDTERLEMEIHPAARRFEMYDTNCSLVAGLDAGVEILTEFGIKAVEERIRFLAEKMIEGLANNKNIKVLTPSSYDGKPDSGLVALKINGRDASSLTKELYEKHRIIVRYFTKENILRFSVNFFNTEEEISKAVYSLNKLAV, encoded by the coding sequence ATGGATATTACTATCAAAGACAGCGACATAAAAATGCTTCACAATGATTTTCCGGTATTCAGAAAATATATTTACATGAACACCGGATGGTGCGCCCCGCGCAGCAAAAAAGTGCAGGGCGCGATAGATGCCTTTTCAGCAACAGAGATTGAAGAGGGAGTCGCCAACCTGGATGTATGGAAGCTTCATGAGGCTGCGCGCAACTCTCTGCGGAAGAGGCTTGCAGCATTTTTCAGTGCTGATGAAGATGAAATTGCAATTACCCAGAACACGTCATCAGGGATAAATATTGTAGTCACTTGCCTTGATTTTAAGCAAGAAGATGAAATAATAATTTCTTCAGAAGAGCATCCTGCCGGTATAGTCCCATGGATTCAGCTTAAAAGGCTGAAAGGAGTAAATATCAAAATTCTAAATGTTGAACCTCCTGAAGTTTTACTGAATTCGCTCAGAAAAAAAATAACCAGGAAAACAAAGCTTATAATGTTAAGCCATATATCCTGTATGTCCGGATACAGATTCCCAATAAAGCAAATCTCAGAGATCTCAAGAGAATGCGGTATTCCACTGCTTGTTGACGGTGCTCAGTCGGCAGGACATATCAATGTGGACTTTAATGAAATCGGATGTGATTTCTATGCTATCCCCGGCCAAAAGTGGATGCTTGGACCTGAAAGTACCGGAGCTCTTTTCGTCCGGCGTGATCTCCTTGCCAAGACTGAGAGCATCAATGCCGGTTACAGATCTATCAAATCACTTGATACAGAAAGACTTGAAATGGAGATTCACCCGGCTGCCAGAAGGTTTGAAATGTACGATACAAACTGCAGCCTGGTGGCAGGACTTGATGCTGGTGTTGAAATCCTGACCGAATTCGGGATAAAAGCTGTTGAGGAGAGGATTCGATTCCTTGCAGAAAAAATGATAGAAGGTCTCGCTAATAACAAGAACATAAAAGTCCTGACGCCATCAAGCTATGACGGTAAACCTGACTCAGGGCTTGTTGCCTTAAAGATCAATGGCCGTGACGCTTCATCATTAACAAAAGAGCTCTACGAGAAGCATCGAATAATTGTACGTTATTTCACCAAAGAAAATATTCTCCGTTTTTCAGTTAACTTTTTCAATACTGAAGAAGAAATATCAAAAGCAGTATATTCATTAAACAAACTTGCAGTATAG